The Streptomyces sp. NBC_01244 genome contains a region encoding:
- a CDS encoding DUF6434 domain-containing protein: MRTNEGGVRPAPSPELSGAELARWYWTLAELSALARRMGLPAGGGKAAVTARIAAALDGLPAPAPVPAAGRPARGAGRQLAAPVDGASVIPPGQRCSQVLRAYFVREIGPGFHFDAFMRDYFAQGAGRTLAEAVAHWHATRARAAQPREIGAQFELNRFLRDWHARHPEGARPQALAAWRDHRSSPRKVPVTPGPE, from the coding sequence ATGCGTACGAATGAAGGTGGCGTGCGGCCCGCTCCGAGCCCGGAGCTTAGCGGGGCGGAGCTGGCTCGCTGGTACTGGACCCTGGCCGAACTCTCCGCGCTGGCGCGCCGGATGGGCCTGCCCGCCGGAGGCGGGAAGGCGGCGGTCACGGCACGGATCGCCGCCGCGCTGGACGGGCTCCCGGCCCCTGCTCCGGTCCCGGCCGCGGGGCGGCCCGCCCGCGGTGCGGGCCGACAGCTCGCCGCCCCCGTGGACGGTGCCAGCGTGATCCCGCCGGGGCAGCGGTGCAGCCAGGTGCTGCGGGCGTACTTCGTCCGGGAGATCGGGCCCGGCTTCCACTTCGACGCCTTCATGCGGGATTACTTCGCCCAGGGCGCGGGACGCACCCTCGCCGAGGCGGTCGCCCACTGGCACGCCACCCGGGCGCGAGCGGCGCAACCCCGGGAGATCGGTGCGCAGTTCGAGCTGAACCGGTTCCTCAGGGACTGGCACGCCCGTCACCCCGAGGGCGCCCGCCCGCAAGCCCTGGCCGCCTGGCGGGACCACCGCTCCAGCCCCCGGAAGGTCCCCGTCACTCCCGGGCCGGAGTGA
- a CDS encoding MFS transporter has product MDVYQGAVAALVPFLVSERSYGYAAASGIVLAASLLSSVVQPLFGALADRWPMPWLIPLATAAAGLGVALVGLDAGYTATLAAVALSGLGVAAYHPAAARLVRTVGGPGHGAMSWFALGGNIGFACAPLLVVGALALPGPAGWWLLAAPAALGVFLNRPPSAKRSAARRPAATPPPLRRPRDDRRAFLRLSLVVVVRSVVFTGLSTFIALYVRERGGGETAGAVALFALFAGSAGGTLLGGRLAARWGRVTTVHRAYASVAPAVAGILFLPLPLVYVCSALAAAALYVPFSLQVTLGQDYLPNRMGTASGVTLGLTVSVGGLASPLIGSAADAASLHTALLPLAVLPLLAWALARRLPEPSEPAEPAAAEPGLTPARE; this is encoded by the coding sequence GTGGACGTCTACCAGGGCGCCGTCGCCGCGCTCGTCCCGTTCCTCGTCTCCGAGCGCTCGTACGGGTACGCCGCCGCTTCCGGCATCGTGCTGGCCGCCTCGCTGCTGTCCTCCGTGGTCCAGCCGCTGTTCGGAGCGCTCGCCGACCGGTGGCCGATGCCCTGGCTCATCCCGCTGGCCACCGCAGCCGCGGGGCTGGGGGTGGCGCTGGTCGGACTCGACGCCGGGTACACGGCCACGCTCGCCGCCGTCGCCCTGTCCGGGCTGGGCGTCGCCGCCTACCACCCGGCGGCGGCCCGGCTGGTCCGTACGGTGGGCGGCCCCGGGCACGGTGCGATGAGCTGGTTCGCGCTCGGCGGCAACATCGGCTTCGCGTGCGCCCCGCTGCTGGTCGTGGGCGCGCTGGCGCTGCCGGGCCCGGCGGGTTGGTGGCTGCTGGCCGCCCCGGCGGCGCTGGGCGTGTTCCTCAACCGGCCGCCGTCCGCGAAGCGTTCGGCTGCCCGGCGGCCGGCGGCGACCCCGCCTCCGCTCCGGCGCCCCCGCGACGACCGGCGGGCCTTCCTGCGGCTCTCCCTGGTGGTCGTCGTGCGCTCGGTGGTCTTCACCGGACTGAGCACCTTCATCGCGCTGTACGTCCGTGAGCGTGGCGGCGGCGAGACCGCCGGCGCCGTGGCCCTGTTCGCCCTCTTCGCGGGGAGCGCCGGCGGCACCCTCCTGGGCGGCCGGCTGGCCGCCCGCTGGGGGCGGGTCACCACCGTCCACCGCGCCTACGCGTCGGTGGCGCCCGCCGTCGCGGGCATCCTCTTCCTGCCGCTGCCGCTGGTGTACGTCTGCTCGGCGCTGGCCGCCGCCGCGCTGTACGTGCCCTTCTCCCTCCAGGTCACCCTGGGCCAGGACTACCTGCCCAACCGCATGGGCACCGCGAGCGGGGTCACCCTGGGCCTGACCGTCAGCGTGGGCGGCCTCGCGAGTCCCCTCATCGGCTCGGCGGCCGACGCGGCTTCGCTGCACACGGCCCTGCTCCCGCTGGCCGTGCTCCCCCTGCTGGCCTGGGCCCTGGCCCGGCGCCTGCCGGAGCCCTCGGAGCCTGCGGAGCCCGCGGCCGCGGAGCCGGGGCTCACTCCGGCCCGGGAGTGA
- a CDS encoding AraC family transcriptional regulator produces MQKIRHTPRAATSMRELDTHHGIDPHRHDDHQICYAGSGVLSVTTDAGTWVAPTTRALWIPAGTVHEHRAFGRVDLHSVGLPTRLNPLSLSAPAVLAVGPLLRELILAYTRAPQDDSAERRRMLAVLLDQLRASPLQPLHLPAPADLRLAAVCALLHADPADRRGLAELSAQAGAGAGERTLSQLFRAELGMTFPQWRTQLRLHHALRLLAVDTPVTAVAHRCGWSSTSAFIDVFRRAFGHTPGVHAKGG; encoded by the coding sequence ATGCAGAAAATCCGCCACACCCCGCGCGCGGCGACGAGCATGCGCGAGCTCGACACCCACCACGGCATCGATCCGCACCGACACGACGACCACCAGATCTGCTACGCCGGTTCCGGGGTGCTGTCCGTGACCACCGACGCCGGCACCTGGGTGGCCCCGACCACCCGCGCCCTGTGGATCCCGGCCGGGACCGTGCACGAGCACCGCGCCTTCGGCCGTGTCGACCTGCACAGCGTGGGCCTGCCCACTCGCCTCAACCCGCTCTCCCTCTCCGCCCCCGCCGTGCTCGCCGTAGGCCCCCTGCTGCGCGAGCTGATCCTCGCCTACACCCGGGCCCCGCAGGACGACAGCGCCGAGCGGCGCCGGATGCTGGCGGTGCTGCTCGACCAGCTGCGGGCCTCGCCGCTCCAGCCGCTGCACCTGCCTGCTCCCGCGGATCTCCGGCTGGCCGCGGTGTGCGCACTGCTGCACGCCGATCCGGCGGACCGGCGCGGGCTCGCGGAGCTCTCCGCGCAGGCCGGGGCCGGGGCCGGGGAGCGGACCCTCAGCCAGCTGTTCCGCGCCGAGCTGGGGATGACGTTCCCCCAGTGGCGGACCCAGCTGCGGCTGCACCACGCGCTGCGGCTGCTGGCGGTGGACACCCCCGTGACGGCGGTCGCGCACCGGTGCGGCTGGTCCTCGACGAGCGCGTTCATCGACGTGTTCCGGCGGGCCTTCGGACACACACCGGGGGTGCACGCCAAGGGGGGCTGA
- a CDS encoding FAD-dependent monooxygenase → MAHTPTTDVLIAGAGPVGLSTAAELRRHGVSCRLVDRLPARLPYAKAVGIQPRTLEIWDRMGLARTVVESAVPLRGQLIYANGVERARVELMLPPEVPYRFAALPQYETERILEEHLAALGTVIERGTELLSFTQEADGPGGGVTSLLRTASGGEEELRTRYLIGCDGAHSTVRKGLGLSYEGGAFAEEYMLADVVSDWDLPEGYGLRSMHVGADGSTDDLLVCIPLPGRGRYRMSMLVPPELSAQPDGGPAGGSAGGPAGEPGAGDGVLHGLEGARVPELSHIQAVVDRLAPAPSTVSAMRWSSVFRISHRIVDRYGDGRVFVAGDAAHIHPPTGAQGMNTGIQDACNLAWKLALVLREIAGPTLLATYDAERRPVGEEVVGRTVRHATQGMENEPDDLRTVLLREAQLLVGYRDGPLAGSPFGPADAPQPGERAPDCSGLTLPLAAYPSRLLDVLRGRAGHVVLLYGDDGAALAGAAEQARAAGAALAEGDTDGSGAPGPPILAVLAREAALDASAGLPDAVPGYRDAAGEFARLYGADGPTGFLVRPDGHLGARFPLSGTAAALSGYLASLSARQAPGKTQH, encoded by the coding sequence ATGGCGCACACCCCGACGACCGACGTACTGATCGCGGGCGCAGGTCCGGTCGGCCTCAGCACGGCCGCGGAACTGCGCCGGCACGGCGTGAGCTGCCGCCTCGTCGACCGGCTGCCGGCCCGCCTCCCGTACGCGAAGGCGGTCGGCATCCAGCCGCGCACGCTGGAGATCTGGGACCGGATGGGCCTGGCCCGCACGGTCGTGGAGAGCGCGGTGCCCCTGCGCGGTCAGCTGATCTACGCCAACGGCGTCGAACGCGCCCGGGTCGAGCTCATGCTGCCCCCCGAAGTGCCGTACCGGTTCGCCGCGCTGCCTCAGTACGAGACCGAGCGCATCCTCGAGGAGCACCTCGCGGCGCTGGGCACGGTCATCGAACGCGGCACCGAACTGCTGTCGTTCACCCAGGAGGCGGACGGGCCCGGAGGCGGCGTCACCAGCCTCCTGCGCACCGCTTCCGGCGGCGAGGAGGAGCTGCGCACCCGCTACCTCATCGGCTGCGACGGAGCGCACAGCACCGTGCGCAAGGGGCTGGGACTGTCGTACGAGGGCGGGGCCTTCGCCGAGGAGTACATGCTGGCCGACGTGGTGAGCGACTGGGACCTGCCCGAGGGGTACGGCCTGCGGTCCATGCACGTGGGAGCCGACGGGTCCACGGACGACCTGCTGGTGTGCATCCCGCTGCCGGGCCGGGGCCGCTACCGCATGTCGATGCTGGTCCCGCCCGAACTCTCCGCGCAGCCGGACGGGGGACCGGCAGGAGGATCGGCCGGGGGACCGGCCGGGGAGCCCGGAGCGGGCGACGGCGTGCTGCACGGGCTGGAAGGGGCCCGGGTCCCCGAGCTGTCCCACATCCAGGCCGTCGTCGACCGCCTCGCCCCCGCCCCGTCCACGGTCTCCGCGATGCGCTGGTCCTCGGTGTTCCGCATCAGCCACCGCATCGTCGACCGCTACGGCGACGGCCGCGTCTTCGTCGCGGGCGACGCCGCCCACATCCATCCGCCCACGGGCGCCCAGGGCATGAACACAGGGATCCAGGACGCCTGCAACCTGGCCTGGAAGCTCGCGCTAGTCCTCCGGGAGATCGCCGGGCCCACCCTGCTCGCGACCTACGACGCGGAGCGCCGCCCCGTCGGCGAAGAGGTCGTCGGCCGGACCGTGCGGCATGCGACCCAGGGCATGGAGAACGAACCGGACGACCTGCGGACCGTGCTGCTCCGCGAGGCCCAACTGCTCGTCGGCTACCGCGACGGACCGCTCGCCGGCAGTCCCTTCGGCCCGGCGGACGCACCCCAGCCCGGCGAACGGGCCCCGGACTGCTCCGGGTTGACCCTGCCCCTCGCCGCCTACCCCTCGCGGCTGCTCGACGTGCTGCGCGGCCGGGCCGGCCATGTGGTGCTCCTGTACGGGGACGACGGCGCGGCCCTGGCCGGGGCCGCCGAGCAGGCCCGGGCCGCGGGGGCGGCGCTGGCGGAGGGCGACACGGACGGGAGCGGCGCCCCCGGCCCGCCCATCCTGGCCGTCCTGGCCCGAGAGGCCGCACTCGACGCATCCGCCGGGCTGCCCGACGCCGTCCCCGGATACCGGGACGCCGCCGGGGAGTTCGCCCGGCTGTACGGCGCCGACGGCCCGACCGGTTTCCTCGTACGCCCCGACGGCCATCTCGGCGCCCGCTTCCCGCTCTCCGGCACGGCGGCCGCCCTGTCCGGCTACCTCGCTTCACTGTCCGCCCGGCAAGCCCCGGGGAAGACCCAGCACTAG